A portion of the Bdellovibrio bacteriovorus genome contains these proteins:
- a CDS encoding phosphatidylglycerophosphatase A family protein yields MREFLKQLATLFGVGRIKKAPGTWGTLATIPLVIGLNHLGPFYYMSAVALLLVVGTLACHIYEQDHEGHDHKEIVIDEVLGFLITMVWLPMTWQAILIGFVLFRVLDIGKPLFIGYLDKKVQGGLGVMLDDVAAGLVASLIMQVLYTQTNWLGSQITVIHSGSVGVKSLSLFFAGLV; encoded by the coding sequence ATGAGAGAATTTTTAAAACAATTGGCGACACTTTTTGGGGTCGGCCGAATCAAAAAAGCTCCAGGAACCTGGGGCACCTTAGCGACAATTCCTTTAGTCATTGGGTTGAATCACCTCGGCCCGTTTTACTACATGTCGGCGGTGGCTTTGCTGCTGGTAGTCGGAACCTTGGCGTGCCATATTTATGAGCAGGACCATGAGGGGCATGATCACAAAGAGATCGTAATCGATGAGGTTTTAGGTTTTCTGATCACGATGGTCTGGTTGCCAATGACATGGCAGGCCATTTTGATTGGCTTTGTCCTATTCAGAGTGCTGGACATCGGTAAGCCTTTATTCATAGGATATTTAGATAAGAAGGTCCAAGGAGGTCTTGGAGTGATGCTGGACGATGTGGCCGCCGGCTTAGTTGCGAGTCTCATCATGCAAGTTCTCTACACTCAAACCAACTGGTTGGGCTCTCAGATCACTGTCATACACTCCGGCTCCGTCGGAGTAAAAAGTCTATCCCTCTTTTTTGCGGGGTTGGTGTAG
- a CDS encoding CinA family protein, whose protein sequence is MTRDERLQDLIRLLRDRKLTVSFAESCTGGALSSFLTEQPGVSDIFLGSVVSYSNEAKMDLLGVRRDTLMQEGAVSESVARQMAHGVRRQLKTEWSVAITGIAGPSGGTATKPVGTVCIAITGPSFEDSRKELFSGNRKDIQMASVDYAVQWLCEVLDKK, encoded by the coding sequence GTGACACGAGATGAGCGTCTTCAAGATCTCATAAGACTTCTTCGCGACCGAAAACTCACCGTGAGTTTTGCGGAAAGTTGTACTGGAGGTGCACTTTCTAGTTTTTTAACAGAGCAGCCCGGCGTTTCAGACATCTTTTTGGGCTCTGTGGTCTCTTACTCTAACGAGGCGAAGATGGATCTTCTGGGGGTCCGTCGAGACACTCTCATGCAAGAGGGTGCGGTGAGCGAGTCAGTCGCTCGTCAAATGGCGCACGGAGTGCGTCGACAGCTTAAAACAGAATGGTCTGTGGCAATCACGGGGATTGCAGGTCCGAGTGGCGGAACAGCTACGAAGCCTGTGGGCACTGTATGCATTGCCATCACTGGTCCGAGCTTTGAAGATTCGCGAAAAGAATTATTTTCGGGAAATCGCAAAGACATCCAGATGGCTTCCGTAGACTATGCTGTTCAGTGGCTGTGTGAAGTTCTCGACAAGAAATAG
- the recA gene encoding recombinase RecA, with protein sequence MANATVADKANEKANNEKSKALELAVSTIEKQFGKGSIMRLGANESLVKDVEAISTGALSLDIALGIGGLPKGRIVEIYGPESSGKTTLCLSVIAQAQKKGGVVAFVDAEHALDINYARKLGVNTEDLLISQPDTGEQALEITETLVRSGAIDVLVVDSVAALVPRAEIEGDMGDSHVGLQARLMSQALRKLTAAINRSNTLVIFINQIRMKIGVMFGNPETTTGGNALKFYSSVRLDVRRIGAIKNGEDVTGNRTAVKVVKNKMAPPFTKVEFDLMYGEGISEEGDLLDLAVTAGMVDKSGAWFSINGERMGQGRDAAKVFLKEHPEYMTELRKKILAANGIGKLLVDTNGSNGEDHEGTEPTAEEEAAPKKSKKAAKQH encoded by the coding sequence ATGGCAAACGCTACTGTGGCAGATAAAGCAAACGAAAAAGCAAATAACGAAAAATCAAAAGCCTTAGAATTGGCCGTTTCGACAATCGAAAAACAATTCGGCAAAGGTTCTATCATGCGCCTGGGTGCGAACGAGTCTTTGGTTAAAGACGTGGAAGCCATCAGCACAGGAGCATTGAGCTTAGACATCGCTTTGGGTATCGGCGGTCTTCCTAAAGGTCGTATCGTTGAAATCTATGGACCAGAGTCTTCTGGTAAAACAACTCTGTGCTTGTCTGTTATTGCTCAAGCTCAGAAAAAAGGCGGTGTGGTTGCATTCGTCGATGCGGAACATGCATTGGACATTAACTACGCTCGTAAATTAGGTGTGAACACCGAAGATCTTTTGATCTCTCAACCAGACACGGGTGAGCAAGCTCTTGAGATTACAGAAACGCTAGTTCGCTCTGGTGCGATCGACGTATTGGTTGTCGACTCCGTTGCCGCTCTAGTTCCTCGCGCAGAGATTGAAGGTGATATGGGTGATTCTCACGTCGGTCTTCAAGCTCGTTTGATGTCTCAAGCTTTGCGTAAATTGACGGCGGCGATCAACCGTTCAAACACCCTTGTTATCTTCATCAATCAAATCCGTATGAAAATTGGTGTGATGTTTGGGAACCCCGAGACAACTACGGGTGGTAACGCGCTTAAATTCTACTCTTCCGTTCGTTTGGATGTACGTCGTATCGGAGCCATTAAGAATGGTGAAGACGTAACTGGAAACCGCACGGCGGTGAAGGTTGTGAAAAATAAAATGGCCCCTCCGTTCACGAAGGTTGAATTTGATTTGATGTACGGTGAAGGTATTTCTGAAGAAGGTGATTTGCTGGATCTAGCAGTCACTGCGGGCATGGTTGATAAGTCGGGTGCTTGGTTCTCTATCAACGGAGAGCGCATGGGACAAGGTCGCGATGCTGCAAAAGTCTTCTTGAAAGAACATCCTGAATACATGACAGAGCTTCGTAAGAAGATTTTAGCGGCCAACGGTATCGGTAAACTTCTCGTTGATACAAATGGTAGCAACGGTGAAGACCATGAAGGGACTGAGCCAACAGCTGAAGAAGAAGCAGCTCCAAAAAAATCTAAAAAAGCGGCAAAGCAGCACTAG